In Actinobacillus indolicus, a single genomic region encodes these proteins:
- the miaA gene encoding tRNA (adenosine(37)-N6)-dimethylallyltransferase MiaA produces the protein MQKPLAIFLMGPTASGKTDLAIALRQQLPVEVISVDSALIYKGMDIGTAKPSKAELELAPHRLIDILDPSESYSVMNFREDALREMADITAQGKIPLLVGGTMLYYKALLDGLSPLPSADPAIRAEIEAKAEQIGWAGLHQELVNIDPISAERINPNDSQRINRALEVFYISGKTMTELTAQQGEGIPYDIMQFAIAPQDRAVLHQRIEQRFHKMIDLGFEQEVRQLYERGDLHGDLPSIRCVGYRQMWEYLEGQISLDEAIFKGICATRQLAKRQITWLRGWTSELEWLDSLDPEGAYAKMIEKMTPNFEKL, from the coding sequence ATGCAAAAACCACTCGCCATTTTTTTAATGGGGCCAACGGCATCGGGGAAAACCGATCTTGCCATTGCCCTACGTCAACAATTACCCGTTGAAGTCATCAGTGTTGATTCCGCCTTAATTTATAAAGGTATGGATATAGGCACGGCTAAGCCGAGTAAAGCTGAACTCGAACTTGCTCCCCATCGTTTAATTGATATTCTTGACCCATCAGAAAGTTATTCTGTCATGAATTTCCGTGAAGATGCGCTACGAGAAATGGCGGACATTACGGCACAAGGCAAAATTCCGTTGTTGGTGGGTGGCACAATGCTTTATTACAAAGCATTGCTTGATGGCTTGTCGCCATTGCCTTCGGCAGATCCCGCTATTCGAGCGGAGATTGAAGCAAAAGCAGAGCAAATCGGTTGGGCTGGTTTACATCAAGAACTGGTTAATATCGATCCAATTTCAGCTGAACGGATCAACCCTAACGATAGTCAGCGTATTAATCGGGCGTTAGAGGTCTTTTATATTTCAGGTAAAACAATGACGGAGCTTACTGCACAGCAAGGGGAAGGTATTCCTTATGATATTATGCAGTTTGCGATTGCACCACAAGATAGAGCCGTATTACATCAGCGTATTGAACAACGCTTTCATAAAATGATTGATCTTGGTTTTGAGCAGGAAGTCCGTCAATTATATGAACGTGGTGATCTACACGGTGATTTGCCTTCTATTCGTTGCGTGGGCTATCGTCAGATGTGGGAATATTTGGAAGGGCAAATTTCTCTTGATGAAGCGATTTTTAAAGGCATTTGTGCGACTCGCCAGCTGGCAAAACGTCAAATTACGTGGTTAAGAGGTTGGACAAGTGAGCTAGAATGGCTTGATAGTTTAGATCCAGAAGGTGCTTATGCAAAAATGATCGAAAAAATGACGCCAAATTTTGAAAAACTGTGA
- a CDS encoding YifB family Mg chelatase-like AAA ATPase, with translation MSLAIIYSRASIGVEAPLVTIEVHISGGSPGLTLVGLPEKSVKEAQDRVRSALMNANFDYPARRITINLAPADLPKEGGRFDLPIAIGILAASGQIDSDKLKRIELLGELSLTGHLRGVHGAIPAVLAASKAKREIIVPQQNANEVSLVSNTQTYCASTLLQVVNFLNNRDQLPIAQQLSQNIAENRPLVSRDLTDIIGQQHAKRALIIAASGQHNLLFLGPPGTGKTMLASRLADLLPEMEDGEAIETASVTSLVQNELNFQNWKKRPFRSPHHSASMVALVGGGSIPKPGEISLAHNGVLFLDELPEFERKVLDALRQPLESGEIIISRANAKVQFPARFQLIAAMNPSPTGHYQGTHNRTSPQQLMRYLNRLSGPFLDRFDLSIEVPLLPQGALQNNTDQRGETTEQARKRVLEARHLQFNRRGKINAQLTTKEIEQDCKLADRDALFLENALTKLGLSVRAYHRILKVSRTIADLAGEAQIQQPHLAEALGYRAMDRLLQRLQGES, from the coding sequence ATGTCTTTAGCGATTATTTACAGCCGAGCATCTATCGGTGTTGAAGCCCCATTAGTGACTATTGAAGTGCATATCAGTGGCGGAAGCCCTGGGCTTACTTTGGTCGGATTACCTGAAAAAAGCGTCAAAGAAGCACAGGATAGGGTGCGAAGTGCTTTGATGAATGCGAATTTTGATTACCCTGCCAGACGTATTACTATCAACCTTGCCCCTGCCGATCTCCCCAAAGAAGGCGGACGTTTTGACTTGCCGATTGCCATTGGAATTTTGGCGGCTTCAGGACAGATTGACAGTGATAAACTCAAACGGATTGAACTGCTTGGCGAGCTGTCTTTGACGGGGCATTTGCGTGGGGTTCACGGTGCAATTCCTGCGGTGTTGGCGGCAAGTAAAGCAAAGCGGGAAATTATCGTCCCACAACAAAATGCCAATGAAGTTTCCTTGGTTTCCAATACCCAAACCTACTGTGCTTCAACCTTGTTACAGGTCGTCAATTTTCTCAACAATCGCGATCAACTGCCAATTGCTCAACAGCTTTCGCAAAATATTGCCGAAAACAGACCGCTCGTCAGCCGTGATTTAACCGATATTATCGGGCAACAGCACGCCAAACGGGCATTGATTATTGCCGCCAGCGGTCAGCATAATCTGTTATTCTTAGGTCCACCCGGTACAGGTAAAACAATGCTTGCCAGTCGCCTTGCCGATCTATTGCCTGAAATGGAAGATGGTGAAGCGATTGAAACAGCATCTGTCACCAGCCTTGTACAAAATGAACTCAACTTTCAGAACTGGAAAAAACGCCCTTTCCGCTCCCCACATCACAGCGCATCAATGGTTGCCTTGGTGGGCGGTGGTTCGATCCCGAAACCCGGGGAAATTTCACTGGCACACAATGGCGTGCTGTTTTTGGACGAATTGCCCGAATTTGAACGGAAAGTGTTAGATGCATTACGCCAGCCGTTGGAGTCGGGAGAAATCATTATTTCCAGAGCCAATGCCAAGGTGCAGTTCCCTGCCCGTTTCCAACTGATTGCCGCAATGAACCCAAGCCCGACAGGGCATTATCAAGGTACGCACAACCGAACATCGCCACAGCAATTAATGCGTTATCTTAACCGTTTATCTGGGCCTTTTCTCGACCGCTTCGATCTCTCGATTGAAGTTCCGCTACTGCCACAAGGTGCGTTGCAAAATAATACCGATCAACGAGGGGAAACCACCGAACAGGCTCGCAAGCGAGTACTTGAAGCAAGACATTTGCAATTTAACCGTCGGGGGAAAATCAATGCTCAACTGACGACCAAAGAGATTGAACAAGATTGTAAACTGGCTGATCGAGATGCATTATTTTTAGAAAATGCCTTAACGAAATTAGGTTTGTCAGTGCGAGCTTATCACCGTATTCTCAAAGTTTCTCGCACCATTGCTGACTTGGCTGGGGAAGCCCAAATCCAACAACCGCATTTGGCTGAAGCTTTGGGCTATCGGGCGATGGATCGTTTATTACAGCGACTACAAGGAGAAAGTTAG
- a CDS encoding FAD-dependent oxidoreductase, whose protein sequence is MAQQDVIVMGGGMVGAATALGLAKLGLKVVLIEKNPLPTFDPNAPYDVRISAISVASVALLEKLGAWQAIEAMRVCPYDGLETWEIDGFNTAFHANDLGLDKLGYMVENNLIQLGLWQALAQYPNCQQAVGFEQISANRDESGIWTVELDQQAFSAPLLIACDGANSLVRRWSGIGLTSWQYRQHCLLAVVKTALPQQSVTWQQFFESGPRAFLPLLEHNGCVVWYDSPQRIAQLQQMGKEKLSAEIQSHFPRRLGEVEVTAHGSFPLTRQHAQSYVRNGIVLVGDSAHTINPLAGQGVNLGFKDVKALLEVIEQAVEKGRNFADEAVLKGYEQKRKPDNLLMQTGMDVFYKTFKTDLLPVKVARNVALIVAERATPLKKQALKYALGLA, encoded by the coding sequence ATGGCTCAACAAGATGTGATTGTAATGGGTGGCGGAATGGTCGGGGCGGCGACAGCGTTAGGGTTGGCAAAGCTGGGGCTAAAGGTTGTTCTGATTGAGAAAAATCCGTTGCCGACATTTGATCCGAATGCACCTTATGATGTGCGAATTTCAGCGATTAGTGTGGCTTCCGTTGCGTTGTTGGAGAAATTAGGGGCGTGGCAGGCGATTGAAGCAATGCGAGTTTGTCCTTATGACGGCTTAGAAACTTGGGAAATTGATGGCTTTAACACCGCTTTTCACGCTAATGATCTTGGCTTAGATAAGTTGGGTTATATGGTCGAAAACAACCTCATTCAGCTTGGACTTTGGCAAGCGTTGGCACAATATCCGAACTGTCAGCAAGCGGTCGGTTTTGAGCAAATTTCTGCAAATCGTGATGAGAGCGGTATTTGGACGGTCGAGCTGGATCAGCAGGCGTTTTCCGCACCGCTATTGATTGCCTGTGATGGTGCAAATTCCCTTGTGCGTCGCTGGTCGGGTATAGGTTTGACGAGCTGGCAATATCGCCAACATTGTCTGCTTGCCGTAGTCAAGACTGCGTTACCGCAACAGAGTGTCACTTGGCAACAGTTTTTTGAAAGTGGCCCAAGAGCCTTTTTACCGTTACTTGAGCATAACGGTTGTGTGGTTTGGTATGACTCGCCACAACGCATTGCTCAACTGCAACAGATGGGCAAAGAGAAATTAAGTGCAGAGATTCAGAGCCATTTTCCTCGTCGTTTAGGCGAAGTTGAAGTGACCGCTCACGGGAGTTTTCCGCTCACACGTCAGCACGCCCAAAGCTATGTGCGAAATGGGATTGTCTTAGTTGGAGACTCTGCTCACACGATTAATCCACTGGCAGGGCAGGGGGTAAATCTCGGTTTTAAAGATGTGAAAGCCTTACTTGAAGTGATAGAACAAGCGGTCGAAAAAGGGCGGAATTTTGCAGATGAAGCAGTGTTAAAAGGTTACGAACAAAAACGTAAGCCCGATAATCTGTTAATGCAAACAGGAATGGATGTGTTCTATAAAACCTTTAAGACAGATTTATTGCCTGTGAAAGTCGCGCGTAATGTTGCGTTAATTGTGGCGGAGCGTGCAACGCCCTTGAAAAAACAGGCGTTGAAATATGCGTTAGGATTAGCTTAA